Proteins from one Flavobacterium sp. N2038 genomic window:
- a CDS encoding DUF5977 domain-containing protein — MEYYNIAKSLTAAKNDCAAGVMGTSVELTANANQFVSTISVEDANAKADAWLAANVQAYANNAGSCRATAWRGINPSCVVEPITELSPFNYMVIRYKWALGAGQDFDTYTGIINSGTSLDNKWMGWGHGFNNEIPENASAANAYIMWAGDNRQKNGVEACLVNFNKITSDYPSLSTVQIRMAGSWFTAVETGNIDVEIVTYLGGTMQKSGYDIINVGGTLVDQKSFSKKVPIQGTNLAKNIEAVTNLGYITYIKDSSTGKIVIKY, encoded by the coding sequence ATGGAATATTACAATATAGCCAAGTCATTGACTGCGGCAAAAAATGATTGCGCTGCCGGAGTCATGGGTACTTCCGTCGAGCTTACTGCAAATGCAAATCAGTTTGTATCGACCATAAGTGTCGAAGATGCCAATGCAAAAGCAGATGCATGGCTCGCAGCAAACGTACAAGCTTATGCAAATAACGCTGGTTCCTGCAGGGCTACTGCCTGGAGAGGAATAAATCCTTCTTGTGTAGTCGAACCCATAACTGAACTATCTCCTTTTAACTACATGGTTATTAGATACAAATGGGCATTAGGAGCAGGACAAGATTTTGACACTTATACCGGAATTATTAATTCAGGAACTTCCTTGGATAATAAATGGATGGGATGGGGTCACGGATTTAATAACGAAATTCCAGAAAATGCCTCGGCTGCCAATGCTTACATTATGTGGGCGGGAGATAACAGACAAAAAAATGGTGTTGAAGCCTGTCTTGTTAATTTCAATAAAATTACTTCTGATTATCCAAGCCTTAGTACAGTACAGATAAGAATGGCTGGCTCATGGTTTACTGCAGTTGAAACAGGAAATATAGATGTAGAAATTGTTACTTATCTGGGTGGTACAATGCAGAAATCAGGATATGACATAATCAACGTTGGCGGAACTCTGGTCGATCAAAAAAGCTTTTCTAAAAAAGTACCAATTCAAGGAACCAATTTGGCCAAAAACATTGAAGCTGTCACTAATCTCGGATACATTACTTACATCAAAGACTCGTCTACAGGAAAAATCGTAATTAAATATTAA
- a CDS encoding S8 family serine peptidase, which yields MRNWHHKIIKLDQARQLLSNSNRLGSSDLYIGVIEGQIEFRPVNNPSPLTINYKPAHPSFSDISNSRKVFFRDKEGNQFTQNISSFSPSMHTNCVTGIISGNEDVNNLIDGISPNIRVINSNNFENGLFLALINPFSNGNIKSAFFQSAFDNSFLNNGASDVNNLYSSQSASIINCSFNIQLTSSKVDFILKELFAYGRDGRGTLVVVSAGNGDSSTGSGLEINDTAGSSGFRTTVYSNKSLIVAASKVLLDSYPLSSYTGTKPVFDERKANYSNYGKRIDLCAPSGPDSTPSKDDINIYSTTMLNCGNVGTDDQLFFPRINAVSSSTKLILENVRGIFKGQSIELGTRNSYFHELRYIARVDKISGTNNIEVTLDAAIKFTKDFNKDGVQFTLVGTTARIVALKKVATKHIESNGQPSNYQLNLKNLNGINLKAGAPQKVYIYPENSELSGIETEIISIANPDNNRIEVRNNLSTLPNDPNIPLILVPDQIKASLTCIKAGAPSSQPDQSPYYLAPTVNDLTGFFVGQEVLLSGGGKERIAFISQITGRGIEMSHSPSIIGDTFTMTSLAYGDFTSRFTGTSAATPIVSGLAGLVLSANNDLNAAEIKHILKETTDKITGVSHYSMVNNDTKYNYGYTTNDDYGTGRVNAEAAIQLAIDWHTSTTIQKPKMEIADRLNGLVLESVLETEPVDSPDIWIKSLADNTLQEPSPTQLFNNPNTSVDQKIYIKVRNSGNRASFKECDLRVYIAFTDDENPAFPFPSKWYDQADVKLLAVKEIPIIQGGSSTIVGIEWKDIASKWNTWNNLDIATTKRKNAYLLAHIAPFDGNSNEVRNTNIRFNKQLSCRPIIVSHNSITDGSAFLPGKKLDLTVGTQTIQRDFYLLMENVLTTNLSNFRIRARTTRNNSNKTVEEVFFERTGNTWALAPLATNNWITFAQPIETPGNHPEYTNIKFPHTINVDNTTLEVKLEIVNI from the coding sequence ATGAGAAATTGGCATCACAAAATAATAAAATTAGATCAGGCAAGGCAATTATTATCCAATAGTAATAGATTAGGCTCTTCTGATCTTTATATAGGGGTTATCGAAGGACAAATTGAATTTCGTCCTGTAAATAATCCTTCTCCGTTAACCATTAACTATAAACCAGCACACCCTAGTTTTTCAGACATTTCTAATAGCAGAAAAGTTTTTTTTAGAGATAAAGAAGGTAATCAGTTTACCCAAAATATTAGTTCTTTTTCTCCAAGTATGCACACTAATTGTGTTACAGGAATAATTTCAGGAAATGAAGATGTCAACAATCTCATTGATGGTATTTCTCCTAACATTCGAGTTATCAATTCTAATAATTTTGAAAATGGTTTATTCTTAGCATTAATAAATCCATTTTCTAATGGTAATATTAAATCTGCTTTTTTTCAATCTGCTTTTGACAACAGTTTTCTAAATAATGGAGCCTCTGATGTTAACAATTTATATTCAAGTCAAAGCGCCAGTATTATCAATTGTAGTTTTAATATACAATTAACATCATCTAAAGTTGATTTTATACTTAAAGAATTATTTGCTTATGGCAGAGACGGAAGAGGTACCTTGGTTGTGGTATCTGCTGGCAATGGAGATTCTTCAACCGGTTCTGGTCTTGAGATTAATGATACTGCAGGTTCTTCAGGGTTTAGAACGACTGTTTATAGTAATAAATCATTAATAGTTGCCGCATCAAAAGTACTATTAGATAGCTATCCATTATCTTCATATACAGGAACAAAACCTGTTTTTGATGAAAGAAAAGCGAACTATTCTAATTATGGAAAAAGAATTGATCTTTGTGCCCCAAGCGGTCCTGATAGTACTCCATCAAAAGACGATATAAATATTTACAGCACTACAATGCTAAATTGTGGAAATGTTGGAACCGATGATCAATTATTTTTTCCAAGAATAAATGCCGTAAGCAGTAGTACTAAACTAATTCTTGAAAACGTAAGAGGAATTTTTAAAGGCCAATCAATTGAATTAGGTACACGAAACAGCTATTTTCATGAATTGAGATATATTGCAAGAGTAGACAAAATTTCTGGTACAAATAATATCGAAGTTACTCTTGATGCTGCAATTAAATTTACCAAAGATTTTAACAAGGACGGTGTACAATTTACTTTAGTTGGCACTACGGCTAGAATAGTAGCTCTTAAAAAAGTCGCAACAAAACATATTGAATCGAACGGACAACCTTCTAATTATCAATTAAATCTAAAAAACCTAAACGGAATTAATCTTAAAGCAGGGGCTCCTCAAAAAGTTTATATTTATCCGGAAAATTCTGAACTATCCGGAATTGAAACAGAGATAATTTCAATTGCCAATCCTGATAATAATCGCATTGAGGTTAGAAATAACTTGAGTACACTACCCAACGATCCAAACATTCCACTAATTTTAGTTCCTGATCAAATTAAAGCTTCATTAACATGCATTAAAGCTGGAGCTCCTAGTAGTCAACCAGATCAGTCTCCTTATTATTTAGCACCTACAGTAAATGACTTAACAGGTTTCTTCGTTGGTCAAGAGGTTTTACTTTCCGGAGGAGGAAAAGAGCGAATTGCCTTTATTTCACAAATTACAGGAAGAGGAATAGAAATGTCCCATTCTCCAAGTATTATCGGCGATACTTTTACTATGACTTCATTAGCATATGGAGACTTTACTTCCAGATTCACAGGAACGTCTGCTGCTACTCCAATTGTTTCCGGTCTAGCAGGACTTGTTCTTTCTGCTAATAATGATTTAAACGCTGCTGAAATAAAACATATATTAAAAGAAACTACCGATAAAATTACAGGAGTATCTCATTACAGCATGGTTAATAATGACACAAAATACAACTATGGTTATACTACAAATGATGATTATGGTACTGGCAGAGTAAATGCTGAAGCTGCTATTCAATTGGCAATAGACTGGCATACTAGCACAACTATTCAGAAACCTAAAATGGAAATAGCTGATCGATTAAATGGCCTTGTTTTAGAAAGTGTTTTAGAAACTGAGCCAGTAGATAGTCCCGATATATGGATAAAATCATTAGCAGACAATACCCTTCAAGAACCTTCACCAACACAACTTTTCAACAACCCTAACACTTCTGTGGATCAAAAGATTTACATAAAAGTACGTAATAGTGGCAACAGAGCTAGTTTTAAGGAATGTGATTTAAGAGTTTATATTGCATTTACTGATGATGAAAATCCTGCTTTCCCATTTCCTTCTAAATGGTATGATCAAGCAGATGTAAAGTTATTAGCCGTAAAAGAAATACCAATTATTCAAGGTGGAAGTTCTACAATTGTAGGGATTGAATGGAAAGATATAGCGTCAAAATGGAATACGTGGAATAATTTGGATATAGCTACCACTAAAAGAAAAAATGCATATCTACTAGCACATATTGCTCCTTTTGATGGTAATTCTAATGAAGTACGAAATACTAATATTCGATTCAATAAACAACTCAGTTGCAGGCCAATCATAGTCAGTCATAATAGTATAACTGATGGATCTGCATTTCTACCTGGAAAAAAACTAGATCTTACAGTAGGCACGCAAACAATTCAAAGAGATTTCTATTTATTAATGGAAAATGTACTAACTACCAATTTAAGTAATTTTAGAATAAGAGCTCGTACAACAAGAAACAATAGTAATAAAACTGTTGAAGAAGTCTTTTTTGAACGAACAGGAAACACATGGGCCTTAGCTCCTTTGGCTACTAACAACTGGATTACTTTTGCTCAACCAATTGAAACTCCAGGAAATCATCCCGAATATACAAATATCAAATTCCCACATACCATTAATGTGGACAATACAACATTAGAAGTCAAATTAGAAATCGTAAATATTTAA
- a CDS encoding Hint domain-containing protein — protein sequence MGNTGYKSFGALELYYVDNGSPTGQPTKPNVVTDPDYIAPVLDTATCAPSTRYYSVEKKLSAKKNNCGTGYSGSTVTLTALPNQFVSTLSLTDANAQADEWLAANVQAHANLAGTCEVTPTSGGGGGSGCFIEGTLITLPDGTRKAIEKLTLDELLLSAEIETLNDTNIPDELYKWSSEHLSENRIVSPITKITKQIADETIIVNEGLFEATPTHLQLIQRNGFWRFIPLGDIALGDNLYTIDSEIIPVTSVTVNLEKRNIYPMTLNPFHTYFANGILTHNYKEAMHNDN from the coding sequence ATGGGAAATACAGGATACAAATCTTTTGGGGCACTGGAGTTATACTATGTTGATAACGGAAGCCCAACAGGACAGCCGACAAAACCAAATGTAGTTACAGATCCAGATTATATTGCACCAGTTCTAGATACTGCCACATGTGCTCCTAGCACAAGATATTATAGTGTAGAAAAAAAACTAAGCGCAAAAAAAAATAATTGCGGAACAGGATACAGCGGAAGCACCGTTACACTTACAGCTCTTCCAAATCAATTTGTCTCTACCTTAAGTCTTACAGATGCTAATGCTCAGGCAGATGAGTGGTTAGCAGCAAATGTACAGGCTCATGCAAATTTGGCAGGAACCTGTGAAGTTACTCCAACCTCTGGTGGTGGTGGCGGAAGCGGATGTTTTATTGAAGGCACTCTAATCACATTACCTGACGGAACAAGAAAAGCAATTGAAAAACTTACTCTTGACGAACTATTGCTTTCTGCCGAAATTGAAACTCTTAACGATACCAATATTCCAGACGAATTGTATAAATGGTCATCCGAACATTTATCTGAAAACAGAATCGTATCGCCTATTACAAAAATTACAAAACAAATTGCCGACGAAACAATTATCGTCAATGAAGGATTATTCGAAGCCACTCCAACTCACCTACAATTAATTCAACGCAATGGTTTTTGGAGATTTATTCCTTTAGGAGATATAGCGCTTGGAGATAATTTATACACGATAGACAGCGAAATTATTCCTGTTACTTCTGTAACTGTGAATTTAGAAAAACGAAACATCTATCCAATGACCTTGAATCCATTTCACACCTATTTTGCGAATGGAATTTTAACTCACAACTATAAAGAAGCAATGCATAATGATAATTAA
- a CDS encoding VWA domain-containing protein, with product MSSINLQESQSSGCETYIAIVVDESGSINGNEAQQIRDGLTSFINSQAQSKITLSLIGMSGSDNNSRSEHVIQKRISGNTSSFLSWINGFGSRSANPQSDHWASGLEVVNNLTVIPDVVVVVTDGLQVNDTNLLKNLYQNLDDKSHIFVYGVTSTVNNATELVTPITNFLGKTPVLKNSGLSMLNTDYIRVPDFSTLGAELNQLSNDLSGAQIGCLPNVSIIQNKLVYPVLKKGLAVHESAGTLVLRNKSRVPLTLPAGIRIHNASNLGGLVFRLEETVVIPGLASVEAKIRIDGTPSAMESHNALIVLPGVYNPSNFKISFTVTKEVYIVDLNSGKTALQSTSLQIAAAGSKGLDSTKGIHLRWLLAGELGANHLPKGDLYTGGTTNFNKPDDFVKLYRAPYTKVVHKLDLTKKPQTVDRNKALWVYKTPALQRSIYVYFKNKAKYLLTYASINPMTDPSGFIEAYGNEIIEIENKSELFFAAELKFNAVESASIVKLETLSVAENSIAASKRVTNRKNYSSSQANSIRVLAENGRSLRFKANKCLLREIHFEFYRDFIQNANTNGNWDLKGKFALTLTDNKAFEQLEPKLNAVHGKWLKFNDGEYVNVKNYKDKWKRTTAEGDKNIKQVVNSYIDLSLDGTNPTALETVKFKDSVPTNEPVPGEEAKFEENTTEISNLDLLNIAANDFHIARMLGLGCIDIDETVLSGEYIYLTEYVTFKNLEGGTTPKEVQHLSMSIPTSVNTERLPLPVQLSKYLPGLNAGSDEDEQSAKITDPNGYSFDGKKRYVSLFMNDIADYSVNTAFFDSTDEFDGSSFTFPIYAGVDYKFKGEANWQKPELACDTAYSNVTKDLGTGSFEPSPIIIPESGKSFLNVRQEKTGLQTYVYQGYGINIFSRATSGRQLEITSEIKPNNTLLPPSGINSLLITEENPLMFTSISEQIKLKTLLDNESITDKTYIRLLFEYYSAQELLSYSIPDGMTKEDALLSDKIYPDNEELFADYFKLYFRDSLPQIEHAKIASITDSSSNELTSIIRINEYKILSSGEDIKISLNNSNKNRFIGGILTVGDENYIIQNINVVTTAGKFGYADVEVLKKEVGQSLSDGNATIDSEQIKQIKKPVNELCSLVENMLTPANWRQPSPIGFQVQVPQALKTVNREIVSQKDSQGNDTLQVEKTRGIWNDKVEIKKVLEQAFKVDSKGAYVLDKDENPIPLPKEEKKHFGLYQLTFKGLKLAQHPQFNNGNQHSVEWMNGTVRLFTKSCFEGANPIPVKSRKEFKVIRVDNIGTDQDLVLTINDPNFKIKKDGTQEMDPTYDHILFQENVQQKVNYYPSYKVYLFADSSNGITKESIQPREGENTHYSIFGISSHSNAYNYDSKISAPTPMYAVRIEKPAKPEDVKGALYATRPDFFNRSTYTFTTTYTHKPYGMLHYRANDQALLDALYKTETIAAIREELSKLGGNNETFFSKRWENFLDLESLIKTNNVLNPTDLLGPEDQPDVLPPRQPLYYKEFPLDGDPLLRYRFPAPDSELFIDSINEFIEWHNTSHPTTKAPKITVLNTLNDIIISTKHGIERNLLAIHFIEQVIHATFVPLTEVPVIYEYIKDNDYVPVNKKQTIKDKNGNILKYPHPDLDIAPMMKITDAALFKTQFTDFNLDGNSQNIYFYGVREMDIKMNFSEFSTFLGPVKLVPSSPPQTPEIKRIMPVLENQVLGIKPSIQIELNAYKPEYNIRKINIYRAKNMLDAQSIRTMTPVKEILINEDTLSTDFNSVWTVYDEFEDLENVPFGDGLFYRITVSREIEYADPSSTDENKIINIDYTPSQPSKITATIIADNVAPESPVLSATGIPTGENESVLKPVVFSWEKTVHNGKYHLYKMNNQGNWDKIQEKISNENTVMLALLETKLETDELTIKNGDDERIYHHFKVLAENSSGMYSSEEKILTL from the coding sequence ATGAGTTCTATAAATCTTCAAGAAAGCCAATCCTCAGGTTGCGAAACGTATATCGCTATCGTTGTCGATGAGTCGGGGTCGATAAATGGCAATGAAGCGCAGCAAATACGAGATGGGCTGACTTCATTTATCAATTCTCAAGCTCAAAGCAAAATTACACTTTCGTTAATCGGAATGTCTGGTAGCGACAACAACTCAAGATCAGAGCATGTTATTCAAAAAAGAATTTCGGGAAATACTTCGAGTTTTTTAAGTTGGATTAATGGTTTTGGTTCAAGATCGGCCAATCCTCAATCTGATCACTGGGCTTCTGGTTTAGAAGTTGTAAACAATTTGACTGTAATTCCAGACGTTGTCGTGGTTGTTACAGATGGTTTGCAGGTCAATGATACCAATTTACTTAAAAATTTATATCAAAATCTGGATGATAAATCACATATTTTTGTTTACGGTGTTACAAGCACCGTAAACAATGCTACCGAGTTGGTAACACCGATTACTAACTTTTTAGGAAAAACGCCTGTACTAAAAAACAGCGGTCTTTCCATGCTAAATACAGACTATATCAGGGTTCCTGATTTTAGCACTTTAGGAGCTGAATTAAATCAGTTGAGCAATGATCTATCTGGTGCACAAATTGGGTGTTTGCCGAATGTGAGTATCATTCAAAATAAATTGGTTTATCCTGTTCTAAAAAAAGGTCTTGCTGTACACGAAAGCGCTGGAACTTTGGTTCTAAGAAATAAAAGTCGTGTTCCTCTTACTCTTCCTGCGGGAATACGAATCCATAATGCAAGTAATCTTGGCGGATTGGTTTTTAGACTTGAAGAAACTGTTGTCATTCCTGGTTTGGCGAGCGTAGAAGCAAAAATAAGAATTGACGGAACGCCTTCTGCAATGGAAAGCCACAATGCCTTAATTGTTCTACCGGGCGTTTACAATCCAAGCAATTTTAAAATCAGTTTTACCGTAACCAAAGAGGTTTATATTGTTGATCTTAATTCAGGCAAAACTGCTTTGCAATCTACAAGTTTGCAGATCGCAGCAGCAGGTTCTAAGGGACTTGATAGTACAAAAGGAATTCATCTTCGTTGGCTTTTGGCTGGAGAATTGGGAGCAAACCACCTTCCGAAAGGGGATTTATATACAGGCGGTACTACTAATTTTAATAAACCTGATGATTTCGTAAAATTATATCGAGCACCTTATACTAAAGTTGTCCATAAATTGGATTTAACGAAAAAACCTCAAACTGTTGATCGTAATAAAGCATTATGGGTTTATAAAACTCCTGCTCTGCAAAGATCAATCTATGTTTATTTCAAAAACAAAGCAAAGTATCTTTTAACATATGCTAGCATTAATCCGATGACAGATCCATCTGGTTTTATTGAAGCTTATGGAAATGAGATTATTGAGATTGAGAATAAAAGCGAATTATTTTTTGCTGCCGAACTTAAATTTAATGCCGTAGAGAGCGCTAGCATTGTTAAATTAGAAACATTATCTGTTGCTGAAAATAGCATTGCTGCATCAAAAAGAGTTACAAATCGTAAAAACTACTCTTCGTCACAGGCTAATTCGATTCGTGTTCTAGCCGAAAATGGAAGAAGTCTTCGTTTTAAAGCAAATAAATGTTTGTTAAGAGAAATCCATTTTGAATTTTATAGAGATTTTATCCAAAATGCAAATACAAATGGCAATTGGGATTTAAAAGGAAAATTCGCTTTAACTCTTACTGATAATAAAGCATTTGAACAATTAGAACCAAAGCTAAATGCTGTTCATGGAAAATGGTTAAAGTTTAATGATGGAGAATATGTAAACGTAAAAAACTATAAAGACAAATGGAAACGTACAACAGCTGAAGGAGATAAAAACATCAAACAAGTTGTTAATAGTTACATCGATCTAAGTCTTGATGGTACAAATCCGACAGCATTAGAAACTGTTAAATTTAAAGACAGTGTTCCGACCAACGAACCTGTACCAGGAGAAGAAGCAAAATTTGAAGAAAATACAACCGAAATATCCAATCTGGATTTATTGAATATAGCAGCAAACGATTTTCATATTGCCAGAATGTTAGGTTTAGGATGCATTGATATTGATGAAACAGTTCTTTCCGGCGAATATATCTATCTAACAGAGTACGTTACATTTAAGAATTTAGAAGGCGGTACAACTCCAAAAGAAGTACAGCATCTTTCTATGAGTATTCCAACTTCTGTAAATACAGAACGTTTGCCTCTTCCTGTGCAATTAAGTAAATATTTACCAGGCCTTAACGCAGGTTCTGATGAAGATGAGCAATCAGCAAAAATTACAGATCCTAACGGATATAGTTTTGATGGCAAGAAAAGATATGTGAGTCTGTTTATGAATGACATCGCAGATTACAGTGTAAATACTGCTTTCTTTGATTCTACTGACGAATTTGACGGAAGCTCTTTTACATTCCCAATCTATGCCGGAGTTGATTACAAGTTTAAAGGTGAAGCAAATTGGCAAAAACCAGAATTAGCTTGTGATACAGCCTATTCTAATGTTACTAAAGACTTAGGCACTGGTTCTTTTGAGCCTTCTCCGATCATTATACCTGAGTCTGGAAAATCATTTTTAAATGTTCGTCAGGAAAAAACAGGTTTACAAACGTATGTATATCAAGGTTATGGTATTAATATTTTCTCGAGGGCAACCTCTGGAAGACAATTAGAAATTACTTCTGAAATTAAGCCAAATAATACGCTTTTGCCTCCATCTGGAATTAATTCTTTACTGATTACAGAAGAAAACCCGTTGATGTTTACTTCAATTAGTGAACAGATTAAGCTGAAAACACTTTTAGATAATGAGTCAATAACTGATAAGACTTACATCCGACTTCTTTTTGAATATTATTCTGCTCAGGAATTGTTAAGTTATAGCATTCCAGATGGAATGACTAAAGAAGATGCTTTACTTTCTGATAAGATTTATCCAGATAATGAAGAGCTGTTTGCTGATTATTTTAAACTTTATTTCAGAGATAGTCTTCCTCAAATTGAACATGCAAAAATTGCAAGCATTACAGATAGTTCATCAAATGAACTTACCTCAATTATTAGAATTAACGAATACAAAATTCTAAGCAGTGGCGAAGACATTAAAATCAGCTTAAACAATTCTAATAAAAATAGATTTATCGGAGGTATTTTAACAGTTGGTGATGAAAACTATATCATTCAGAATATTAATGTTGTTACTACAGCAGGAAAATTTGGATATGCAGATGTCGAAGTACTTAAAAAAGAAGTAGGTCAAAGCCTTTCTGACGGTAATGCAACAATTGATTCTGAACAGATCAAGCAAATCAAAAAACCAGTTAACGAATTATGTTCATTAGTTGAAAATATGCTAACGCCTGCAAACTGGCGCCAGCCAAGTCCGATTGGTTTTCAGGTTCAAGTGCCGCAAGCCTTAAAAACTGTAAATAGAGAGATTGTTTCGCAAAAAGACAGTCAAGGAAATGACACTTTGCAGGTAGAAAAAACTCGAGGAATTTGGAATGATAAAGTAGAAATTAAAAAAGTTCTGGAGCAAGCTTTTAAGGTAGATTCGAAAGGAGCATATGTATTGGATAAAGATGAGAATCCGATTCCACTTCCAAAAGAAGAGAAAAAACATTTTGGTTTATATCAGCTTACTTTCAAAGGATTAAAATTAGCTCAGCATCCACAATTCAATAATGGTAATCAACATTCTGTTGAATGGATGAACGGTACTGTTCGTTTATTTACTAAAAGCTGTTTTGAAGGGGCTAACCCTATTCCGGTAAAATCGAGAAAAGAATTTAAAGTTATACGTGTAGACAATATCGGAACAGACCAGGATTTAGTATTAACTATCAATGATCCTAATTTTAAAATTAAAAAAGACGGAACCCAAGAAATGGATCCGACTTACGATCACATTCTTTTTCAAGAAAATGTACAACAGAAAGTAAATTATTATCCAAGTTATAAAGTATATCTTTTTGCTGATTCTTCAAACGGAATTACAAAAGAAAGCATTCAGCCAAGAGAAGGAGAAAATACGCATTATTCAATTTTTGGAATTAGCAGCCATTCAAATGCTTATAACTATGATTCTAAAATTAGTGCGCCAACTCCAATGTATGCGGTTAGAATTGAAAAACCTGCAAAACCCGAGGATGTAAAAGGAGCTTTATATGCCACAAGACCTGATTTTTTCAACAGATCAACATACACGTTCACAACGACATATACGCACAAACCTTACGGAATGCTACATTACAGGGCAAATGACCAGGCTTTGTTAGATGCTTTGTATAAAACGGAAACAATTGCTGCAATTCGTGAAGAACTTAGTAAACTTGGCGGAAATAATGAAACTTTTTTCTCCAAGAGATGGGAAAATTTCTTAGATCTTGAAAGCTTAATAAAAACGAATAATGTTTTAAATCCGACTGATTTACTTGGGCCTGAAGATCAACCAGATGTATTGCCTCCAAGACAACCTTTGTATTATAAAGAGTTTCCTCTTGATGGTGATCCATTACTTAGATATCGTTTCCCTGCTCCAGATAGCGAACTTTTTATTGATTCTATTAATGAATTTATTGAATGGCACAATACGTCACATCCTACAACAAAGGCTCCAAAAATTACTGTTCTTAACACTTTAAATGATATCATAATTTCGACAAAACATGGAATTGAAAGAAATCTATTAGCAATACATTTTATAGAACAAGTTATTCACGCCACTTTTGTGCCACTTACTGAAGTTCCTGTTATTTACGAATATATTAAGGATAACGATTATGTACCCGTTAATAAAAAGCAAACCATTAAGGATAAGAATGGAAATATTTTAAAATATCCGCATCCTGATTTAGATATTGCACCGATGATGAAAATCACAGATGCAGCGCTATTCAAAACGCAGTTTACAGATTTTAATCTAGACGGAAATTCTCAAAACATTTATTTCTACGGTGTTCGCGAAATGGATATTAAAATGAATTTCAGTGAGTTCAGTACTTTCTTGGGACCTGTGAAACTAGTTCCTTCTAGCCCACCGCAAACACCAGAGATTAAGAGAATTATGCCTGTTTTAGAAAATCAGGTTTTAGGAATCAAGCCTTCTATTCAAATCGAATTAAATGCTTACAAGCCAGAATATAACATTAGAAAAATTAATATCTATCGTGCAAAAAACATGCTGGATGCACAATCAATTAGAACGATGACTCCTGTCAAAGAAATTTTGATTAATGAGGATACTTTATCTACTGATTTTAATAGTGTTTGGACGGTTTACGATGAATTTGAAGATTTAGAAAACGTTCCTTTTGGTGATGGCCTTTTTTATAGAATTACGGTTTCAAGAGAAATCGAATACGCTGATCCGAGTTCGACAGATGAAAATAAGATTATCAATATTGATTATACACCATCTCAGCCATCAAAAATTACAGCTACAATAATTGCTGATAATGTTGCTCCAGAATCCCCAGTATTATCTGCTACTGGTATTCCAACCGGAGAAAATGAATCTGTTTTGAAACCAGTTGTATTTAGTTGGGAAAAAACAGTTCATAATGGTAAGTATCATTTGTATAAAATGAATAATCAAGGAAACTGGGATAAAATTCAAGAGAAAATTTCTAATGAAAACACAGTGATGTTGGCTTTACTGGAAACCAAATTAGAAACCGACGAATTAACTATTAAAAATGGTGATGATGAAAGAATCTACCATCATTTCAAAGTGCTTGCCGAAAACTCTTCGGGCATGTACAGTAGTGAAGAAAAAATTCTAACCCTATAA
- a CDS encoding CHAP domain-containing protein, with translation MTLSQKTLETAIAQVGVEEMPRNSNAGPEVEIYLRSVGLAKGYPWCMAFVYWCTQKAALQLGVKNPLKKTGGVLDQYNSSKTLIKKEPQPGDVFILDFKNGTGHAGIVDKVAGSLIYTIEGNTNDMGGREGYKVARRKREIKSIKGFLRL, from the coding sequence ATGACATTATCCCAGAAAACCTTAGAAACTGCAATTGCTCAGGTTGGCGTTGAAGAAATGCCACGAAACAGCAATGCCGGTCCTGAAGTCGAGATTTATTTAAGAAGTGTCGGACTCGCAAAAGGATATCCATGGTGCATGGCTTTTGTTTACTGGTGTACTCAAAAAGCGGCATTACAATTAGGAGTCAAAAATCCTTTAAAGAAAACAGGCGGCGTATTAGACCAATACAACTCAAGTAAAACCTTAATAAAAAAAGAACCTCAGCCTGGCGATGTCTTTATTCTAGATTTTAAAAACGGAACTGGCCATGCCGGAATTGTCGATAAAGTTGCAGGAAGTCTTATCTACACCATTGAAGGCAATACAAACGACATGGGAGGTCGCGAAGGCTATAAAGTAGCCAGAAGAAAAAGAGAAATTAAAAGCATTAAAGGCTTTTTAAGACTCTAA